The following are encoded in a window of Brevibacillus sp. DP1.3A genomic DNA:
- the fliG gene encoding flagellar motor switch protein FliG, with protein MARGAKELSGRQKAAILLISLGPEVSAQVFKHLREDEIEQLTLEIANVRKVDTDEKDKILSEFHQIAVAKEVIAQGGITYAKEILQKALGETKAMDIINRLTANLQVRPFDFARKADPGQILNFIQNEHPQTIALVLSYLEAQQAAMILSALPQERQAEVAKRIATMDSTSPEVIAQVEQVLEQKLSATVTQDYTQAGGIEAIVAVLNGVDRGTERTILDSLEIQDPELAEEIKKRMFVFEDIATLDNRSIQRVIRDVENADLQLSLKVSSEEVREVIFRNMSKRMADTFKEEMEFMGPVRLRDVEEAQSRIVAIIRRLEEAGEIIIARGGGDDIIV; from the coding sequence ATGGCTCGCGGCGCTAAAGAGTTGTCAGGACGACAAAAGGCAGCTATCCTCCTCATCTCACTCGGGCCAGAAGTTTCTGCCCAGGTGTTCAAGCATTTGCGTGAGGATGAGATCGAGCAACTGACATTAGAAATCGCCAATGTGCGAAAAGTGGATACAGATGAAAAAGATAAAATTTTATCTGAATTTCACCAGATAGCAGTTGCCAAGGAGGTAATTGCACAAGGCGGAATTACGTACGCCAAAGAAATTTTGCAAAAAGCTTTGGGTGAGACCAAAGCGATGGATATTATCAATCGCCTGACGGCAAACCTTCAAGTTCGACCGTTTGACTTTGCTAGAAAGGCTGACCCAGGTCAAATCCTTAACTTTATCCAAAATGAGCATCCGCAGACGATAGCTTTGGTGCTTTCTTATCTGGAAGCTCAACAAGCAGCCATGATCCTGTCCGCTCTTCCGCAAGAACGTCAAGCAGAGGTTGCGAAACGTATTGCGACTATGGACAGTACTTCACCGGAAGTAATCGCTCAAGTTGAACAGGTATTGGAGCAAAAGCTCTCTGCCACTGTTACCCAAGATTACACCCAGGCAGGCGGGATCGAGGCAATCGTGGCTGTACTCAACGGTGTCGATCGTGGAACCGAACGCACGATTCTGGATTCCCTCGAAATTCAAGATCCAGAGCTGGCAGAAGAAATCAAGAAGCGTATGTTCGTTTTCGAGGATATTGCTACACTCGACAACCGTTCGATTCAGCGCGTTATCCGCGATGTGGAAAATGCCGATCTGCAACTTTCTCTCAAAGTATCCAGCGAAGAAGTTCGGGAAGTTATTTTCCGAAACATGTCCAAACGGATGGCGGATACCTTCAAAGAAGAAATGGAGTTTATGGGCCCAGTTCGCCTTCGCGACGTAGAAGAGGCACAATCTCGTATCGTTGCAATTATCCGTCGCTTAGAGGAGGCTGGTGAGATCATCATCGCCCGCGGTGGAGGAGATGATATCATTGTCTAG